The following coding sequences are from one Nicotiana tabacum cultivar K326 chromosome 1, ASM71507v2, whole genome shotgun sequence window:
- the LOC107823549 gene encoding nudix hydrolase 8 isoform X2 codes for MELKLVNSKLLSLSKLVGREVKKSSSFLDTKLMFGLNGTHKFYSCRGVVLKASYDAASSISKENVIVDTFSCQINGTNCSGLYLRDVRMLDASDDEYGGVLINPQTLPSNPNIFASALRASLSHWKLKGKKGIWLKLPVEKCDLVPVAEGFQYHHAERGYLMMTYWLPDDPCMLPSNASHQVGVGGFVINDKNEVLVVQEKHSVPALSGLWKIPTGFILESEEIFTGVVREVKEETGIDTEFVEVIAFRHAHNVAFEKSDLFFVCLLRPLSTRIMVDDLEIQAAKWMPLVKFVEQPLVQADSMFKKIIDICIARLGKRYCGLSVHQLVSTFDGKLSSLYFNTVEDSDSNCQAK; via the exons ATGGAGTTGAAATTGGTTAATTCCAAGTTATTGTCTTTATCTAAGTTAGTTGGTAGAGAGGTGAAGAAATCAAGCTCATTTCTTGATACAAAGCTAATGTTTGGTCTCAATGGGACTCACAAGTTCTATTCTTGCAGAG GTGTTGTACTCAAGGCTTCTTATGATGCTGCAAGCTCCATTAGCAAAGAGAATGTTATAGTAGACACTTTTTCTTGTCAGATAAATGGTACAAACTGTTCAGGACTGTATCTTAGAGATGTAAGAATGCTTGATGCTTCTGATGATGAATATGGAGGAGTACTCATTAATCCTCAAACACTCCCATCCAATCCCAATATATTTGCATCTGCACTTCGCGCATCTCTCTCCCACTGGAAACTGAAG GGGAAGAAGGGAATTTGGCTTAAATTACCAGTTGAGAAATGTGATCTTGTTCCTGTGGCA GAAGGATTTCAATACCATCATGCGGAAAGAGGATATCTCATGATGACATATTGGCTTCCCGATGATCCGTGCATGCTTCCTTCTAATGCATCTCATCAAGTCGGAGTTGGGGGTTTTGTGATCAATGACAAAAATGAG GTGCTTGTTGTACAAGAGAAACATTCTGTGCCCGCTCTTTCAGGTCTATGGAAAATACCAACTGGCTTCATTCTTGAG TCAGAGGAGATCTTTACAGGAGTCGTGAGAGAAGTGAAGGAGGAGACTGGG ATCGATACTGAATTTGTGGAGGTTATTGCTTTCAG GCATGCTCACAATGTGGCTTTTGAAAAGTCCGATTTGTTCTTCGTCTGCCTTTTAAGACCCCTGTCAACAAGAATCATGGTTGATGATCTGGAAATTCAGGCGGCCAAG TGGATGCCTCTCGTCAAGTTCGTTGAGCAGCCATTAGTCCAAGCAGATAGCATGTTTAAAAAGATCATAGACATTTGCATTGCTCGGCTGGGAAAGCGTTACTGTGGATTATCTGTCCATCAACTAGTCTCTACATTTGATGGCAAACTATCCTCCTTGTACTTCAACACAGTAGAAGATTCAGATTCCAACTGTCAAGCCAAATAG
- the LOC107823549 gene encoding nudix hydrolase 8 isoform X1 — protein MELKLVNSKLLSLSKLVGREVKKSSSFLDTKLMFGLNGTHKFYSCRGVVLKASYDAASSISKENVIVDTFSCQINGTNCSGLYLRDVRMLDASDDEYGGVLINPQTLPSNPNIFASALRASLSHWKLKGKKGIWLKLPVEKCDLVPVAVREGFQYHHAERGYLMMTYWLPDDPCMLPSNASHQVGVGGFVINDKNEVLVVQEKHSVPALSGLWKIPTGFILESEEIFTGVVREVKEETGIDTEFVEVIAFRHAHNVAFEKSDLFFVCLLRPLSTRIMVDDLEIQAAKWMPLVKFVEQPLVQADSMFKKIIDICIARLGKRYCGLSVHQLVSTFDGKLSSLYFNTVEDSDSNCQAK, from the exons ATGGAGTTGAAATTGGTTAATTCCAAGTTATTGTCTTTATCTAAGTTAGTTGGTAGAGAGGTGAAGAAATCAAGCTCATTTCTTGATACAAAGCTAATGTTTGGTCTCAATGGGACTCACAAGTTCTATTCTTGCAGAG GTGTTGTACTCAAGGCTTCTTATGATGCTGCAAGCTCCATTAGCAAAGAGAATGTTATAGTAGACACTTTTTCTTGTCAGATAAATGGTACAAACTGTTCAGGACTGTATCTTAGAGATGTAAGAATGCTTGATGCTTCTGATGATGAATATGGAGGAGTACTCATTAATCCTCAAACACTCCCATCCAATCCCAATATATTTGCATCTGCACTTCGCGCATCTCTCTCCCACTGGAAACTGAAG GGGAAGAAGGGAATTTGGCTTAAATTACCAGTTGAGAAATGTGATCTTGTTCCTGTGGCAGTAAGG GAAGGATTTCAATACCATCATGCGGAAAGAGGATATCTCATGATGACATATTGGCTTCCCGATGATCCGTGCATGCTTCCTTCTAATGCATCTCATCAAGTCGGAGTTGGGGGTTTTGTGATCAATGACAAAAATGAG GTGCTTGTTGTACAAGAGAAACATTCTGTGCCCGCTCTTTCAGGTCTATGGAAAATACCAACTGGCTTCATTCTTGAG TCAGAGGAGATCTTTACAGGAGTCGTGAGAGAAGTGAAGGAGGAGACTGGG ATCGATACTGAATTTGTGGAGGTTATTGCTTTCAG GCATGCTCACAATGTGGCTTTTGAAAAGTCCGATTTGTTCTTCGTCTGCCTTTTAAGACCCCTGTCAACAAGAATCATGGTTGATGATCTGGAAATTCAGGCGGCCAAG TGGATGCCTCTCGTCAAGTTCGTTGAGCAGCCATTAGTCCAAGCAGATAGCATGTTTAAAAAGATCATAGACATTTGCATTGCTCGGCTGGGAAAGCGTTACTGTGGATTATCTGTCCATCAACTAGTCTCTACATTTGATGGCAAACTATCCTCCTTGTACTTCAACACAGTAGAAGATTCAGATTCCAACTGTCAAGCCAAATAG